A region of Fimbriimonadaceae bacterium DNA encodes the following proteins:
- the dpp5 gene encoding Dipeptidyl-peptidase 5, with product MPKRPIRAEDLLRIVFVGDPQISPDGQRVLYSRKHIDEKNKYVTQLCAVDMDGCVKQLTQGEGGAGNGRWSPDGTSIAFISGREKPAPQIFVLPLDGGEAKKLTSLGEGAIGDLNWSPDGKRIAFTYRPTHPNRTTEAAKKREEQGLSTPPWVLDDIYYRLDGDGYFGPQRHAIWVVELETGEARELYAGSAIGWYSFAWSPTGTELAVAHAVEKRPLAGPANDQIFRVDMDGQAWMLEGLPKGEKVAVAWSPDGKSIAYIGDDKNETGWGVNNTKLFVVSADGGSCRCLTGDTDYCLSVMGLSDTREAYGFAAAHWSPDSQAVYVSVGWHGGTQIGFVPIESGGVELLTKGNHTIGVGNISKDGERIACAWGDATHISEIAVYDLNEHAEAPRVLTHENQKFHQEIELVEPEELWLDSTDDTKVHAWVMKPVDYLEPQRYPAVLEIHGGPHAQYGWAFFHEFQLLASEGYVVVYSNPRGSKGYGEGWTAAIKGKWGDKDWADIQTVTRWMQHQPYIHPGRMGVMGGSYGGYMTNWAIGHTRDFKAAITDRCVSNMVSMGGSSDFPFVEDSYWPGAPWGNHEKVAELWRQSPLAYFDEVETPTLIIHSEGDLRCNIEQGEAVFSCLQQRGIESRFVRYPSSTSHGMSRGGPPDLRLHRLGEIVAWWKKHL from the coding sequence ATGCCCAAGCGACCGATCCGAGCCGAGGATCTCCTGCGCATCGTGTTTGTAGGCGATCCTCAGATCAGCCCCGACGGCCAGCGAGTACTTTACTCCCGCAAGCACATCGACGAAAAGAACAAGTACGTCACGCAGCTTTGTGCGGTGGACATGGACGGATGCGTCAAGCAGCTCACCCAGGGTGAGGGCGGAGCGGGCAATGGTCGGTGGTCGCCAGACGGCACCTCGATCGCCTTCATTAGCGGCCGCGAAAAGCCCGCGCCACAGATCTTCGTTCTTCCCTTGGATGGCGGGGAGGCGAAGAAGCTGACCTCCCTCGGCGAAGGAGCGATCGGCGATTTGAACTGGTCGCCGGACGGCAAGCGGATCGCCTTCACCTATCGTCCGACCCATCCCAACCGGACCACCGAGGCTGCAAAGAAGCGGGAGGAGCAGGGCTTGAGCACTCCGCCTTGGGTCCTGGACGACATTTATTATCGATTGGACGGCGACGGCTATTTCGGGCCGCAGAGACATGCCATTTGGGTTGTGGAGCTTGAAACCGGGGAGGCACGGGAACTCTACGCAGGCAGCGCGATCGGCTGGTACAGCTTCGCCTGGTCACCGACTGGAACCGAACTCGCAGTTGCCCATGCGGTCGAAAAGCGGCCCCTGGCCGGGCCCGCGAACGACCAGATCTTCCGCGTGGACATGGACGGTCAAGCATGGATGCTCGAGGGCCTGCCGAAGGGCGAGAAAGTTGCGGTTGCCTGGTCGCCGGACGGCAAGTCGATCGCTTACATCGGGGATGACAAGAACGAAACGGGTTGGGGCGTGAACAACACCAAGCTGTTCGTGGTCAGCGCGGACGGTGGCTCCTGCCGATGCCTCACCGGTGACACAGACTATTGCCTCAGCGTGATGGGCTTGAGCGACACCAGAGAAGCCTACGGCTTCGCGGCTGCCCACTGGTCACCTGATTCTCAGGCGGTCTACGTCAGCGTCGGATGGCATGGGGGTACTCAGATCGGCTTCGTGCCGATCGAATCGGGTGGCGTCGAGCTTCTGACCAAGGGCAACCACACCATTGGAGTTGGCAACATCAGCAAAGATGGCGAGCGGATCGCCTGCGCATGGGGTGACGCAACTCACATCAGCGAGATCGCCGTCTACGACCTCAACGAGCACGCAGAGGCGCCTCGGGTCCTGACGCACGAGAATCAAAAGTTTCATCAGGAAATCGAGCTGGTCGAACCGGAAGAGCTCTGGCTGGATTCGACCGACGACACCAAGGTGCATGCCTGGGTGATGAAGCCGGTCGATTACCTGGAACCTCAGCGGTATCCCGCCGTGCTCGAGATCCATGGCGGTCCCCACGCCCAGTACGGATGGGCCTTCTTCCATGAGTTCCAGTTGCTCGCTTCGGAAGGCTACGTGGTCGTATACAGCAATCCACGGGGCAGCAAGGGCTACGGCGAAGGCTGGACGGCGGCAATCAAAGGCAAATGGGGCGACAAGGACTGGGCTGACATCCAGACCGTGACCCGCTGGATGCAGCACCAACCCTACATTCACCCCGGACGGATGGGCGTTATGGGAGGGTCGTACGGCGGCTATATGACGAACTGGGCGATCGGTCACACGAGGGATTTCAAGGCGGCGATCACCGACCGCTGCGTCAGCAACATGGTCAGCATGGGAGGGTCGTCGGACTTTCCGTTCGTCGAAGACAGCTACTGGCCGGGTGCGCCATGGGGCAACCATGAGAAGGTAGCCGAGCTCTGGCGACAATCTCCGCTTGCCTACTTCGACGAGGTCGAGACCCCAACGCTGATCATCCACAGCGAAGGCGACCTGCGGTGCAACATCGAGCAAGGTGAGGCGGTGTTTTCGTGCCTGCAGCAGCGCGGCATCGAATCGCGCTTCGTCCGTTATCCGAGCTCGACCTCACATGGCATGTCGAGAGGAGGACCTCCCGACCTCAGGCTCCACCGATTGGGCGAAATCGTCGCATGGTGGAAGAAGCATCTATAA
- the ypdE gene encoding Aminopeptidase YpdE, which yields MARLSINADYLVRFLTDLLNTPSPTGDTEWAIGFVEQELQSLGFESMRTKKGALLAELPGLSNDKPRALTAHVDTLGLMVAEIKKSGRLRLTRLNGIMWPTIESEGVWIQTRAGRQIRGSIVLTNGAVHVNKEAGKVARDEYNLEVRLDERTTSDEETRLLGIEVGDFVYIDPRCEVSPAGFVRSRFLDDKACVACILAALKAMREAEVTPAQRTYVLISNFEEVGHGGMDGLPRDLYEYVVLDMACIGEGLQGDEYHCSICLKDSGGPYAKRLTEKLRSLADRAGVELKADIYPHYGSDGTAYWNMGGGAEVALIGPGVDTSHGYERTHSEALVDTATLIGEYLLED from the coding sequence ATGGCCCGCCTTTCGATCAATGCCGATTACCTCGTCCGATTCCTGACCGACCTCCTCAATACGCCCAGTCCGACCGGTGATACCGAGTGGGCCATTGGGTTCGTCGAGCAAGAGCTGCAGAGTCTCGGTTTCGAAAGTATGCGGACGAAAAAGGGCGCCCTCCTGGCCGAGCTCCCCGGTCTCAGCAATGATAAGCCTCGGGCACTTACCGCCCACGTCGACACCCTCGGACTCATGGTGGCGGAGATTAAGAAGAGTGGGCGGCTCCGCCTCACGCGGCTCAATGGGATCATGTGGCCAACGATCGAGAGCGAAGGAGTCTGGATTCAGACCCGCGCAGGGCGGCAAATTCGCGGCTCCATCGTCCTGACCAACGGCGCCGTCCATGTGAATAAGGAAGCGGGGAAGGTCGCCCGCGACGAGTACAACCTCGAAGTTCGGCTCGATGAGCGGACGACGAGCGACGAAGAAACCCGCCTGCTCGGCATCGAAGTGGGCGACTTCGTATATATCGATCCGCGCTGTGAAGTCAGTCCCGCTGGTTTCGTGCGTTCGCGGTTTCTCGACGACAAGGCATGCGTGGCCTGCATCCTCGCTGCGCTCAAGGCGATGCGTGAGGCTGAGGTGACCCCAGCCCAACGCACCTATGTCCTCATCAGCAATTTCGAGGAGGTCGGGCACGGCGGCATGGACGGCCTGCCCCGCGATCTGTACGAATACGTGGTCCTCGATATGGCCTGTATCGGCGAAGGGCTCCAGGGCGACGAATACCACTGCTCGATCTGCCTCAAGGATTCCGGGGGCCCGTATGCCAAGCGGCTCACCGAAAAGCTGCGCAGCCTTGCCGATCGGGCCGGGGTCGAGCTAAAGGCCGACATCTACCCCCACTATGGTAGCGATGGCACTGCCTACTGGAACATGGGCGGCGGCGCGGAGGTAGCGCTCATCGGGCCCGGCGTGGATACCAGCCACGGCTATGAGAGGACGCATAGCGAGGCGCTCGTTGACACTGCCACCCTGATCGGCGAATACCTCCTCGAAGACTAA
- the proS gene encoding Proline--tRNA ligase produces MSAKAGLTPRDENFSDWYNELVVRADLADHSSVRGCMVIKPHGYAMWELMQQALDGLFKATGHVNAYFPLFIPKSFFEREAEHVEGFAKECAVVTHHRLKANPNGKGLIADPDAELEEPLIIRPTSETVIWHTYRKWIQSYRDLPLLINQWANVVRWEMRTRLFLRTAEFLWQEGHTAHATFDEAEQEALTILHQCYARFCEEWMAVPVLRGLKSEGEKFAGAHHTYCIEALTQDLRCIQAGTSHHLGQNFAKAFDVQFQTAEGKLDHVYATSWGVSTRLIGTLIMAHSDDKGLVAPPRLAPIQVVFVPIAREDAQREQVFAKCDALADAMRDETFGGLPIRVKVDKREKESPGFKFNDWELRGACLRIELGPRDLEAGTCIVARRDTGEKATLGLSQLVTDAPAMLDSIQDNLYRRALEFREANTHRVDTWDEFQARFEGEGGGGFVVAHWDGTTETEDRIADATKATIRCIPLQPLKPGDDEPGQCVLTGKPSAKRVVFAKAY; encoded by the coding sequence ATGAGCGCCAAAGCGGGATTGACGCCGCGAGACGAGAACTTCAGCGATTGGTACAACGAACTGGTCGTACGCGCCGATTTGGCCGACCACTCGTCCGTGCGCGGCTGTATGGTGATCAAGCCGCATGGCTATGCGATGTGGGAGCTGATGCAGCAAGCTCTGGACGGCCTCTTCAAAGCGACCGGCCATGTCAACGCCTACTTCCCGCTATTCATTCCGAAGTCGTTCTTCGAGCGCGAGGCCGAACATGTCGAGGGCTTTGCCAAGGAATGCGCGGTCGTCACCCATCATCGCCTCAAAGCCAATCCCAATGGTAAAGGATTGATTGCCGATCCGGATGCCGAATTGGAAGAGCCCCTAATCATTCGGCCCACGAGCGAAACCGTCATCTGGCATACCTATCGCAAGTGGATTCAGAGCTATCGCGACCTCCCGCTCCTGATCAATCAGTGGGCCAACGTCGTGCGCTGGGAAATGCGAACCCGCCTCTTCCTGCGGACGGCCGAGTTCCTCTGGCAAGAGGGCCACACCGCCCATGCCACGTTCGATGAAGCCGAGCAAGAGGCCCTGACAATCCTTCACCAGTGCTACGCCCGGTTCTGCGAGGAGTGGATGGCGGTGCCGGTGCTGCGGGGCTTGAAGTCGGAAGGCGAGAAGTTCGCGGGCGCACACCATACGTACTGCATCGAGGCGCTGACGCAGGACCTGCGCTGCATCCAGGCCGGCACGTCGCATCACCTCGGCCAGAACTTCGCCAAGGCGTTCGATGTGCAGTTCCAGACCGCCGAAGGCAAGCTCGACCATGTGTACGCCACCTCGTGGGGCGTTTCGACCCGCCTGATCGGGACCCTGATCATGGCGCACTCGGACGACAAGGGACTGGTCGCGCCGCCGCGGCTCGCGCCGATTCAGGTGGTTTTTGTCCCCATCGCTCGGGAAGACGCTCAGCGCGAGCAGGTTTTCGCCAAGTGCGACGCACTGGCGGATGCGATGCGCGACGAAACGTTCGGAGGCTTGCCGATTCGAGTCAAGGTGGACAAGCGGGAAAAGGAATCGCCCGGCTTCAAGTTCAACGACTGGGAGCTGCGGGGCGCCTGCCTCCGCATCGAGCTCGGCCCGCGCGACCTAGAGGCGGGAACCTGCATTGTCGCCCGCCGGGATACCGGGGAAAAGGCAACGCTGGGACTCTCGCAACTGGTCACCGACGCGCCGGCGATGCTCGATTCGATCCAAGACAACCTGTACCGCCGAGCTCTTGAGTTTCGCGAGGCGAACACCCATCGCGTCGACACCTGGGACGAGTTCCAGGCACGGTTCGAGGGCGAAGGTGGTGGCGGATTCGTCGTGGCCCACTGGGATGGCACCACCGAGACCGAGGACCGCATTGCCGACGCCACCAAGGCCACGATACGGTGCATACCCCTTCAGCCGCTCAAACCTGGGGATGACGAGCCTGGTCAATGCGTCCTTACCGGAAAGCCCAGCGCCAAGCGGGTCGTGTTCGCCAAAGCCTACTGA
- the prsA_1 gene encoding Foldase protein PrsA has protein sequence MWILAAVLSVAVAGGCGGGKNPASESKNLAIVNGQSISMADYYEYMEIKGSVSVRAQGQTVTLPVAETIGFQALQDLIQRQLLLQMATDEGVAPTEKDVLDEIEFKKKINPNIVRELQARGMTLSQIKETILADLAQERLLTKGITVTDQEVQQFIKDNPKQFTEPERYDMQWILVKDDSIKAKIDQEIRAGTNFGQLAIQYSLDPQAKQSTGRFPNGVIETLPEPVRKIVVAAPEGGTSNWVRTEAGWAKFYIEKKNPAKPVVMDEAKTTLLKRQLAMQRGAKALDLSKRLADKLKDAKVEIKYSDLKSPWEKLMERVKDAAATANTPGTMPAPTTTGGIGDTAGGTTTGTTGAETTGK, from the coding sequence ATGTGGATTCTTGCGGCAGTCCTTTCTGTCGCAGTGGCGGGGGGCTGCGGCGGCGGCAAGAACCCGGCAAGCGAGAGTAAGAACCTCGCGATTGTAAACGGCCAGTCGATCTCGATGGCCGACTACTACGAGTACATGGAGATTAAGGGAAGCGTCTCGGTAAGGGCCCAAGGCCAGACCGTAACGCTCCCAGTGGCGGAAACCATCGGCTTCCAGGCGCTCCAGGATCTCATCCAGCGCCAACTGCTGCTGCAGATGGCTACGGATGAAGGCGTCGCGCCAACGGAAAAGGACGTCCTCGACGAAATCGAGTTCAAAAAGAAGATCAACCCGAACATCGTGCGGGAGCTGCAAGCCCGTGGCATGACGCTCAGCCAGATCAAGGAAACGATCCTCGCCGACCTCGCCCAGGAACGTCTGCTGACCAAAGGCATCACGGTCACCGACCAGGAAGTCCAGCAGTTTATCAAGGACAACCCCAAGCAGTTCACCGAACCCGAGCGATACGACATGCAATGGATCCTCGTCAAGGACGATTCCATCAAGGCGAAGATCGACCAGGAGATTCGGGCCGGCACCAATTTTGGCCAGCTGGCGATCCAGTACAGCCTCGATCCCCAGGCCAAGCAGTCCACCGGGCGGTTCCCCAACGGCGTGATCGAGACGCTGCCTGAACCCGTACGAAAGATCGTCGTGGCAGCTCCTGAGGGTGGCACGAGCAACTGGGTCCGCACCGAAGCAGGCTGGGCCAAGTTTTACATCGAGAAGAAGAACCCGGCCAAGCCCGTGGTTATGGACGAAGCCAAGACGACCCTGCTCAAAAGGCAACTCGCCATGCAGCGCGGCGCCAAGGCCTTGGACCTCTCCAAGCGGCTCGCCGACAAGCTGAAGGACGCCAAGGTCGAGATCAAGTACAGCGATCTGAAGAGCCCTTGGGAGAAGCTTATGGAGCGCGTCAAGGACGCCGCCGCAACCGCGAATACGCCGGGAACAATGCCCGCGCCGACAACCACCGGCGGTATCGGCGACACCGCGGGTGGCACGACAACCGGCACCACCGGCGCCGAAACCACCGGCAAGTAA
- the uvrA_2 gene encoding UvrABC system protein A, whose amino-acid sequence MPQDKIVVVGARENNLKNVTVEIPRDQLVVITGLSGSGKSSLAFDTIYAEGQRRYVESLSAYARQFLGQMDKPDVDHIDGLSPAVSIDQKSASRNPRSTVGTVTEIYDYLRILFARAGIPYCINGHGPIERQSTDQIVDAVKAMPDGAKLQVLAPVVRGRKGEYKSVLQEINRAGYVRVRVDGEMYEVTDDIPMDRYKQHTIEVVVDRLVLKDGIDRRLTDSVESALKMGKGLVTLSLQDPTTEQWVDHSFSESYSCAECGFSMPEPEPRMFSFNSPYGACPDCLGLGTKTEFDLELIIPDRSKPLRDGAIVPFVYKSGEVKEWWPDMLDGVGKAVGFDASLPVSELTVEQLEPVWNGLEQPVQVTMHYGRSTRTFNAKWEGVVASLRKRYEGTESEWVKKDLEQYMSTKPCPSCNGRRLKPESLAVRIADTDISEACSMPVADALRWFEALPAKLTKRQTAIAERAIKEVIERLRFLYDVGLSYLTLDRNARTLAGGEAQRIRLATQIGSGLMGCLYILDEPSIGLHQRDNRKLIETLRRLRDLGNTVIVVEHDEETMLAADWLIELGPGAGEHGGIIVNEGKLADFLVKPSITAEYLSRTRSIEVPAERRRPKSECPLSAPFGNGVLKSRKPKREKVRA is encoded by the coding sequence ATGCCCCAGGATAAGATCGTCGTCGTTGGCGCGAGAGAAAACAACCTCAAGAACGTGACCGTGGAGATTCCACGCGATCAATTGGTGGTCATCACCGGCTTGAGCGGCAGCGGAAAGAGCAGTCTGGCCTTCGACACCATTTACGCGGAGGGCCAGCGGCGCTATGTCGAGAGCCTGAGCGCCTATGCCCGGCAGTTTCTCGGCCAGATGGACAAGCCGGACGTGGACCATATCGACGGGCTGTCTCCAGCGGTCTCGATCGACCAAAAGAGCGCTTCGCGCAACCCGAGGTCGACAGTCGGAACCGTTACGGAAATCTATGACTACCTTCGAATCCTGTTTGCCCGCGCCGGGATTCCGTATTGCATCAACGGCCACGGCCCGATCGAGCGCCAATCCACGGACCAGATCGTTGATGCCGTGAAAGCGATGCCGGATGGGGCGAAGCTGCAGGTTCTGGCGCCCGTTGTTCGGGGGAGAAAGGGCGAGTACAAATCCGTACTCCAGGAAATCAACCGGGCTGGCTACGTCCGCGTCCGGGTGGACGGCGAGATGTACGAGGTCACCGACGACATCCCGATGGACCGCTACAAACAGCACACCATCGAAGTTGTAGTCGACCGTCTGGTCCTCAAGGATGGCATCGACCGCCGCTTGACCGACTCGGTGGAGAGCGCCCTGAAAATGGGCAAGGGTCTCGTAACGCTGAGCTTGCAGGATCCGACGACGGAGCAGTGGGTTGACCATTCGTTCAGCGAGAGCTACAGTTGCGCCGAGTGCGGGTTCAGCATGCCGGAGCCCGAGCCGCGCATGTTTTCGTTCAATTCTCCTTATGGCGCCTGCCCCGATTGCCTTGGACTCGGCACGAAGACAGAATTCGACCTTGAGCTCATCATTCCGGACCGGTCAAAGCCCCTGCGAGACGGCGCGATCGTGCCCTTTGTGTACAAATCGGGAGAAGTGAAGGAGTGGTGGCCGGACATGCTCGACGGCGTGGGAAAGGCTGTCGGCTTCGATGCTTCGCTGCCCGTTAGCGAATTGACCGTAGAACAGCTGGAGCCGGTCTGGAACGGTCTGGAACAACCCGTACAGGTCACCATGCACTACGGGCGTTCGACCCGCACCTTCAATGCGAAATGGGAAGGCGTGGTGGCCTCGCTACGCAAGCGGTACGAAGGAACCGAAAGCGAATGGGTCAAGAAGGACCTCGAACAGTACATGAGCACGAAGCCGTGTCCCAGCTGCAATGGGCGACGGCTGAAACCCGAGAGCCTCGCCGTGAGAATCGCCGACACCGATATTTCCGAGGCGTGCTCGATGCCGGTGGCAGACGCGCTCAGGTGGTTCGAGGCACTTCCCGCAAAACTCACCAAGCGACAAACCGCGATTGCTGAACGCGCCATAAAGGAGGTAATTGAGCGGCTTCGATTCCTCTACGACGTCGGGCTCTCTTACTTGACATTGGACCGTAACGCCCGGACCCTCGCCGGCGGGGAAGCCCAGCGAATACGTTTGGCGACCCAGATTGGAAGCGGGCTGATGGGTTGCCTCTATATCCTGGACGAGCCCTCAATCGGACTCCACCAGCGAGACAATCGCAAGCTGATCGAAACCCTGAGAAGGCTGCGGGATCTCGGCAATACGGTCATCGTCGTCGAGCACGACGAGGAAACGATGCTTGCCGCGGATTGGCTGATCGAGCTGGGCCCAGGAGCTGGTGAGCATGGCGGGATTATCGTCAACGAAGGCAAGCTCGCCGACTTCCTCGTGAAACCGTCGATCACGGCCGAGTATCTTTCCCGCACGCGAAGTATCGAAGTGCCCGCTGAACGTCGCCGACCCAAGAGTGAATGCCCGCTTTCAGCGCCTTTCGGCAACGGCGTCCTCAAGTCTCGCAAGCCCAAGCGGGAGAAGGTCAGAGCCTAA
- the hom gene encoding Homoserine dehydrogenase, whose amino-acid sequence MLGFGTVGQGAYRMLRDNYEAIKKKVGADIEIVRVGVRDVDKPRSESGVKLTTDLRGIVDDPTIDMVIEVMGGLDPAGALIAKALESGKHVVTANKELIAKEGVDLVHIAAQRGLDLHYEAAVGGGIPLIQPLKHQLAGNDLIKLMGILNGTTNYILTKMAEEGADFDEVLALAQEKGYAEADPTSDVDGFDTQYKLAILGSIGFQKTLPPGRVYREGIRSVAKRDMEFAELFGYRIKLLGIVEAVGHGVSARVHPTMIPKDHPLADVRGVYNAVWIRGDFVGDVMFSGRGAGGDPTGSAVIGDVIDVCRNIRIGGAGNVLPQDGEIDVIAMDELVTKYYLRMIVLDAPKVLGCIATVFGNCNVSLAAMEMRTLPRQRGELVFLTHPCQEAEFLRGIKALKNLHVVDQVVNWIRVEE is encoded by the coding sequence ATGCTTGGCTTTGGCACCGTCGGCCAAGGCGCCTATCGCATGCTTCGCGACAACTACGAGGCCATCAAGAAGAAGGTCGGCGCCGATATCGAGATCGTGCGAGTCGGCGTCCGTGACGTCGATAAGCCGCGCTCAGAGTCTGGGGTCAAGCTGACCACCGATCTTCGCGGAATCGTCGACGATCCAACGATCGACATGGTGATCGAAGTGATGGGCGGACTGGATCCGGCGGGAGCACTGATTGCCAAGGCGCTGGAATCCGGCAAGCACGTGGTGACCGCAAACAAGGAACTGATCGCCAAAGAAGGGGTGGACTTGGTCCATATCGCCGCCCAACGCGGGTTGGACCTGCACTACGAGGCTGCCGTAGGTGGCGGAATCCCGCTGATCCAGCCGCTCAAGCATCAGCTCGCCGGAAACGACCTGATAAAGCTGATGGGAATTCTGAACGGCACCACCAACTACATCCTGACCAAGATGGCGGAAGAAGGAGCCGACTTTGACGAGGTGCTCGCCCTCGCTCAGGAAAAGGGCTATGCCGAAGCTGATCCAACGTCCGACGTGGACGGTTTCGACACCCAATACAAGTTGGCGATTCTCGGCTCCATTGGTTTCCAAAAGACGCTGCCCCCGGGCAGGGTGTATCGCGAAGGCATTCGCAGCGTTGCCAAGCGGGACATGGAGTTTGCGGAGCTGTTTGGATATCGCATCAAGCTGCTTGGCATCGTCGAGGCGGTTGGCCATGGCGTCTCGGCGCGCGTGCATCCCACCATGATCCCGAAGGACCATCCGCTCGCGGACGTGCGCGGAGTCTATAACGCGGTCTGGATCCGAGGCGACTTCGTGGGGGACGTGATGTTCAGCGGACGCGGCGCGGGCGGCGATCCTACCGGTTCCGCAGTGATCGGAGACGTGATCGACGTGTGCCGCAACATCAGAATCGGCGGCGCCGGCAACGTGCTGCCACAGGACGGTGAAATCGACGTGATAGCCATGGATGAACTCGTGACGAAGTACTACCTTCGCATGATCGTCTTGGACGCCCCGAAGGTCTTGGGTTGTATCGCGACCGTCTTTGGCAACTGCAACGTATCGCTTGCCGCCATGGAGATGCGGACCTTGCCGAGGCAGCGTGGAGAGCTTGTGTTCCTTACCCATCCGTGCCAAGAAGCTGAATTCCTACGCGGAATCAAGGCGCTCAAGAATTTGCATGTCGTGGATCAAGTCGTGAATTGGATTCGAGTGGAGGAATAG
- the gmhB gene encoding D-glycero-alpha-D-manno-heptose-1,7-bisphosphate 7-phosphatase: protein MKRRPVFLDRDGVINEDISPYVCRFEDFRIFPYTIDALELLHANGFDVYVISNQQGVSLGLIQPGTLEQINRYLQERCAERGFSISGIYYCTDLKAQNSSWRKPMPGMILAARDEHELDLRGATMVGDKWSDIECGHRAGLNTILVHSGVTAPGESVEWEIQPDRTCATLLEAARLIVDAK, encoded by the coding sequence ATGAAGAGGCGCCCCGTATTCCTCGACAGAGATGGCGTCATAAACGAGGATATATCTCCCTATGTTTGTCGTTTTGAAGACTTCCGCATCTTTCCTTACACGATCGATGCGTTGGAACTGCTTCATGCGAATGGATTCGATGTTTACGTGATTTCCAACCAGCAAGGCGTATCGCTTGGGCTGATCCAGCCAGGGACGCTCGAGCAGATCAACCGATATCTACAAGAGCGATGCGCTGAACGAGGGTTCTCAATTAGCGGTATTTACTACTGTACGGACTTAAAGGCTCAAAACTCGTCCTGGCGAAAGCCCATGCCGGGGATGATTCTCGCTGCCCGCGACGAACATGAATTGGACCTTCGCGGGGCGACGATGGTGGGCGACAAGTGGTCCGACATCGAATGTGGTCACCGCGCCGGCCTGAACACCATCCTGGTGCACTCCGGCGTGACCGCACCTGGAGAATCAGTCGAATGGGAAATCCAGCCTGATCGCACCTGCGCCACGCTACTGGAAGCCGCCAGGTTGATTGTCGACGCAAAGTAG
- the msrA gene encoding Peptide methionine sulfoxide reductase MsrA: MAYTIGSAMIKLTLGLGAALAAIAGCVAMNPSETVTQSSPAAAQNVPADAKTLVLGAGCFWCVEAIFEDLKGVHAVESGYAGGEPANPTYEQVCSGRTGHAEVIKIFYNEKEVSADDLLRIFFTTHDPTTLNRQGPDSGTQYRSVIFVESDEDRARAKRIIDEISAEKLYPNPIVTTIEPLKNYSTAEAYHQDYFKKFETATPEQMGRMNAGYCKAIIEPKIRKFREKYAAKLRKK; this comes from the coding sequence ATGGCGTATACCATCGGTAGTGCCATGATAAAGCTCACTCTTGGCTTAGGCGCGGCCCTGGCCGCCATCGCTGGTTGTGTTGCCATGAATCCATCCGAAACCGTGACCCAATCCTCGCCTGCCGCTGCCCAGAACGTTCCGGCCGATGCCAAGACGCTGGTGCTCGGCGCAGGGTGTTTCTGGTGCGTCGAGGCGATCTTCGAGGACTTGAAGGGCGTCCACGCGGTTGAATCGGGCTATGCCGGCGGCGAACCGGCAAATCCCACTTATGAGCAGGTCTGTTCGGGCAGAACCGGCCATGCCGAGGTCATCAAGATTTTCTACAACGAGAAGGAGGTTTCCGCCGACGACCTGTTGCGGATCTTCTTCACCACCCACGATCCCACGACGCTTAACCGCCAAGGTCCGGATAGCGGGACCCAGTATCGGTCGGTGATCTTCGTCGAGAGCGATGAGGACCGGGCAAGAGCGAAGCGGATCATCGACGAGATTTCGGCGGAGAAGCTCTATCCAAATCCGATCGTGACGACCATCGAGCCGCTTAAGAACTACTCGACCGCCGAGGCCTATCACCAGGACTATTTCAAGAAGTTCGAAACGGCGACGCCAGAGCAGATGGGCCGCATGAACGCGGGTTACTGCAAGGCGATCATCGAGCCGAAGATTCGGAAGTTTCGCGAGAAGTACGCGGCGAAGCTCCGGAAGAAGTAA